The proteins below come from a single Aegilops tauschii subsp. strangulata cultivar AL8/78 chromosome 6, Aet v6.0, whole genome shotgun sequence genomic window:
- the LOC141026046 gene encoding uncharacterized protein, protein MGSADGSTLGLDFSKGLAFAEKVFQSTGFSMHPMDDTGFFTMVISFGRHDFRLTKDSVAAALEAAIGGSAIEFMVFMITERVFGFHVSCKAVALIILRLRSFSCDHFKCFFHLWGNGGPNWGREFKLWKLECDAEWVIVSPSKRRATLGMLAMHTKPRKSSIKSSHGPAKKLSFSQFHNYPACRGYRYPATQSCIQTIEDAGYTLSAHERVVIHPSPPAELRWTTTTPSISFGTVRDLQPAANGSPSISGGNFGSPNVDVPSHVGPPSSRSTVQVEPVLSSGLPIPSSQQADEDFDKLVTGMVDEILTCQICLSKEDILVPRDVVFMDYAAWGGARVSWTVPLYILGANFAEQMPQDEDWMPMNGNPHPMPGVPFPEPPFILPPFPALGWNDVPPPPPELAHIEVHEDNWGNWEEPAAEPAVEDQESVPKKKKPKAKPLSAEKSEDPAFGDVPPPTPISHLQAIGKELEIDAALLTEDALMVDPSAATTQDSNE, encoded by the exons ATGGGTTCTGCTGATGGATCCACCCTTGGCTTGGACTTCTCCAAGGGTCTGGCTTTTGCGGAGAAGGTTTTTCAATCTACGGGCTTTTCGATGCACCCCATGGATGACACGGGTTTCTTCACCATGGTAATTTCCTTTGGCCGACATGATTTTCGTCTGACTAAGGATTCGGTGGCAGCGGCGCTTGAGGCGGCCATCGGGGGTTCTGCTATTGAGTTCATGGTTTTTATGATCACGGAGAGGGTTTTTGGTTTTCACGTTTCTTGCAAGGCTGTGGCTTTAATCATTCTCAGGCTCCGTTCTTTCTCTTGTGATCATTTTAAATGTTTCTTTCACCTTTGGGGTAATGGTGGCCCAAATTGGGGCCGTGAGTTCAAGCTTTGGAAATTGGAATGTGATGCCGAGTGGGTCATTGTTAGTCCTTCTAAACGTCGAGCTACCCTTGGCATGTTGGCTATGCACACCAAGCCCCGTAAATCTTCGATAAAATCATCGCATGGCCCTGCCAAGAAGCTTTCGTTTTCACAGTTCCATAATTATCCTGCTTGTCGTGGTTATCGTTATCCAGCCACGCAGTCTTGCATCCAAACTATTGAGGATGCGGGGTACACGCTTTCTGCGCATGAACGGGTGGTCATCCACCCTTCGCCGCCGGCTGAGCTCCGGTGGACGACAACTACCCCCTCCATTTCCTTTGGAACGGTTAGGGATCTCCAACCAGCTGCGAATGGGTCGCCATCTATCTCGGGCGGAAATTTTGGCTCTCCGAATGTGGACGTGCCTTCCCATGTTGGGCCGCCTTCTTCACGGTCCACGGTCCAGGTGGAGCCGGTGCTATCTTCTGGGCTTCCCATTCCGTCTTCTCAGCAGGCAGACGAGGATTTTGATAAATTGGTTACGGGCATGGTCGATGAAATTTTAACGTGTCAGATTTGCTTATCTAAGG AAGATATTTTAGTACCAAGAGATGTGGTGTTCATGGATTATGCTGCCTGGGGTGGCGCCCGGGTGTCTTGGACGGTGCCTCTGTATATCCTGGGGGCCAATTTTGCTGAACAGATGCCCCAAGATGAAGACTGGATGCCCATGAATGGCAATCCCCATCCCATGCCTGGTGTTCCCTTCCCGGAGCCACCTTTTATTCTGCCTCCATTCCCGGCATTGGGGTGGAACGATgtgccaccacctccgcctgaacTTGCGCATATTGAGGTGCATGAGGACAATTGGGGCAACTGGGAGGAACCTGCTGCGGAGCCTGCTGTGGAGGATCAAGAATCTGTG cccaagaagaagaagcccaaggccAAGCCCCTCTCTGCTGAGAAGTCTGAAGACCCTGCATTTGGAGATGTCCCCCCGCCTACTCCCATCAGTCACCTGCAAGCTATTGGCAAGGAGCTGGAGATTGATGCAGCTCTGCTCACAGAGGATGCACTTATGGTGGACCCCTCTGCTGCTACAACTCAAGACTCCAATGAATAG